One window of the Pyrus communis chromosome 17, drPyrComm1.1, whole genome shotgun sequence genome contains the following:
- the LOC137723363 gene encoding uncharacterized protein isoform X2, which produces MGEEAICVGKLRDGEVETENSPRAELKREHECLGDDSGADSFPNKKQVKDHSNEDIRSEVSNPVVSPKENGSTFQDITSQPAELVNNNRTECGEVESSSSGNSGSEETLSDGQCTVNDNCQVENKTNGDVLTSRVVVEIPKLASSSGIRKITFKFSKKKEDYDSSHGNAYEESGMDFQAMASTSREFPASSCWRQCAEFGNFHPCTSNWELESSTNVVPSSYPSNVKKLLSTGILDGARVKYVSSPPKIELHGIISGGGYLCGCLSCNFTRVLSAYEFEQHAGVKTRHPNNHIYMENGRPVYSIIQELKTAPLSSLDEVIKDIAGSALNEESFRIWKATLYRIDGMAEVEKRRRVKLPKLPHPIPRPSFHNPYETMNQKKIAEGGNRRRDNDLHRLLFMPNGLPDGAKLAYYVKGQRLLGGYKQGNGIVCNCCDKEISPSQFEAHAGMAARRQPYRHIYTSNGLTLHDIAMSLANGQNLTIGGSDGNDDMCSVCGHDTGDLIFCDGCPRAYHSACLDLPLVPQGDWHCPDCRDKFEPGKKAAAGESSNIGRPIVIRLTRVFNAPEYEIGGCVVCRSQDFSAALFDERTVIICDQCEKEFHVGCLRDSGLCDLKELPKDKWFCCDDCNRIHAALQNLVFNGAECVPAPFSDTIIRKHADRGLFIDGVADVQWRVFSGKSRYPEHLPFLSRAAAIFRECFDPIVAQSGRDLIPVMVYGRNISGQEFGGMYCVVLIVGSVVVSAGLLRVFGREVAELPIVATSREHQGKGYFQALFSCIERLLISLKVEKLVLPAAEEAESIWTRKLGFRKMKDEQLSKYMRDVQLTIFRGTSMLEKAVKLTD; this is translated from the exons ATGGGTGAGGAGGCAATTTGTGTGGGGAAATTGAGAGATGGGGAAGTGGAAACCGAAAACTCCCCGAGAGCTGAATTGAAGCGAGAGCACGAGTGTCTCGGAGATGATAGCGGGGCAGACTCGTTTCCCAACAAGAAGCAAGTGAAGGACCATTCCAATGAGGATATACGTTCGGAAGTATCAAACCCCGTTGTGTCTCCGAAAGAGAATGGCTCCACTTTTCAGGACATTACTAGCCAACCTGCTGAATTGGTAAATAATAACCGAACAGAGTGCGGTGAAGTTGAGTCCTCAAGTTCGGGGAATTCGGGCTCTGAGGAGACCTTGAGCGATGGACAGTGTACTGTGAATGATAATTGCCAAGTTGAGAACAAGACGAATGGTGATGTATTGACCTCTCGGGTTGTGGTTGAAATTCCTAAGCTTGCCAGTTCATCTGGCATTCGCAAGATTACGTTCAAATTCAGCAAGAAAAAGGAGGATTATGACTCTTCACATGGAAATGCTTATGAGGAGTCCGGAATGGACTTTCAGGCAATGGCTAGTACAAGTAGGGAGTTTCCAGCAAGTTCATGTTGGAGGCAGTGCGCTGAATTCGGCAACTTTCATCCTTGTACTTCTAATTGGGAGTTGGAAAGTTCTACTAATGTAGTTCCGAGCAGCTATCCTTCAAATGTTAAAAAACTATTGTCTACTGGTATTCTTGATGGGGCTCGAGTGAAGTATGTTTCCTCCCCACCAAAG ATAGAGCTGCATGGAATTATAAGTGGCGGTGGTTATTTGTGCGGCTGCTTATCATGCAATTTCACCAGG GTACTCAGTGCATATGAGTTTGAGCAGCATGCTGGTGTCAAGACTCGGCATCCTAATAATCACATATACATGGAGAATGGGAGGCCAGTTTATAGCATCATACAAGAACTGAAGACTGCTCCACTAAGCAGTCTGGATGAAGTGATAAAGGATATAGCTGGCTCTGCTCTCAACGAAGAGTCCTTTCGGATTTGGAAAG CAACTCTTTATCGTATTGATGGAATGGCTGAAGTGGAGAAAAGACGTCGTGTGAAGCTCCCTAAATTGCCTCATCCAATTCCCAG ACCAAGCTTCCACAATCCTTATGAAACTATGAACCAGAAGAAAATCGCTGAAGGTGGCAATAGGAGAAG GGATAATGATCTTCACCGGTTACTATTTATGCCAAATGGACTTCCAGATGGAGCTAAATTGGCATACTATGTTAAAGGGCAG AGATTACTTGGTGGCTATAAGCAAGGAAATGGGATAGTCTGTAATTGCTGTGACAAAGAG ATAAGCCCTTCACAGTTTGAAGCTCATGCTGGAATGGCTGCAAGGCGTCAACC CTACCGTCACATCTATACTTCCAATGGATTGACGCTTCATGATATAGCCATGTCATTGGCCAATGGGCAAAACCTGACAATTGGTGGCAGTGATGGAAATGATGATATGTGTTCTGTATGTGGACATGATACAGGGGATTTGATTTTCTGTGATGGATGCCCTCGTGCTTATCATTCAG CTTGTTTGGATTTACCATTGGTTCCTCAAGGTGATTGGCATTGTCCAGATTGTAGAGATAAGTTTGAACCTGGTAAAAAAGCTGCTGCCGGGGAATCTTCAAATATTGGAAGACCTATTGTAATACGTTTGACACGGGTCTTCAATGCACCTGAGTATGAAATTGGTGGCTGCGTTGTTTGCAG gaGCCAAGATTTCAGTGCAGCTTTATTTGATGAACGAACGGTTATAATCTGTGACCAG TGTGAGAAGGAGTTCCATGTTGGTTGCTTACGGGACAGTGGATTATGTGACTTAAAA GAACTCCCCAAAGATAAATGGTTTTGTTGTGATGACTGTAATAGGATTCATGCAGCTTTACAGAATTTAGTATTCAATGGAGCAGAGTGTGTTCCAGCTCCATTTTCAGATACAATAATCCGGAAGCATGCAGATAGAGGTTTGTTTATTGACGGAGTGGCAGATGTTCAATGGAGAGTTTTCAGTGGAAAGAGTCGCTATCCGGAACACCTACCCTTTCTTTCAAGGGCTGCTGCTATTTTTCGA GAGTGCTTTGACCCTATTGTTGCACAGTCTGGTCGCGACTTGATCCCTGTTATGGTATATGG GAGAAATATTTCAGGTCAAGAGTTTGGAGGCATGTACTGTGTTGTTTTGATAGTGGG ATCTGTTGTTGTATCTGCTGGTCTCCTTAGGGTTTTTGGTCGGGAGGTTGCTGAGCTTCCGATCGTTGCTACTAGTAGAGAACATCAAGGAAAA GGTTACTTCCAAGCACTATTTTCATGTATAGAGAGGTTACTTATTTCCCTGAAAGTGGAAAAACTGGTTCTCCCCGCGGCTGAGGAAGCCGAGTCAATCTGGACGAGGAAGTTAGGATTTAGAAAGATGAAAGATGAGCAA
- the LOC137723363 gene encoding uncharacterized protein isoform X1 — protein sequence MGEEAICVGKLRDGEVETENSPRAELKREHECLGDDSGADSFPNKKQVKDHSNEDIRSEVSNPVVSPKENGSTFQDITSQPAELVNNNRTECGEVESSSSGNSGSEETLSDGQCTVNDNCQVENKTNGDVLTSRVVVEIPKLASSSGIRKITFKFSKKKEDYDSSHGNAYEESGMDFQAMASTSREFPASSCWRQCAEFGNFHPCTSNWELESSTNVVPSSYPSNVKKLLSTGILDGARVKYVSSPPKQIELHGIISGGGYLCGCLSCNFTRVLSAYEFEQHAGVKTRHPNNHIYMENGRPVYSIIQELKTAPLSSLDEVIKDIAGSALNEESFRIWKATLYRIDGMAEVEKRRRVKLPKLPHPIPRPSFHNPYETMNQKKIAEGGNRRRDNDLHRLLFMPNGLPDGAKLAYYVKGQRLLGGYKQGNGIVCNCCDKEISPSQFEAHAGMAARRQPYRHIYTSNGLTLHDIAMSLANGQNLTIGGSDGNDDMCSVCGHDTGDLIFCDGCPRAYHSACLDLPLVPQGDWHCPDCRDKFEPGKKAAAGESSNIGRPIVIRLTRVFNAPEYEIGGCVVCRSQDFSAALFDERTVIICDQCEKEFHVGCLRDSGLCDLKELPKDKWFCCDDCNRIHAALQNLVFNGAECVPAPFSDTIIRKHADRGLFIDGVADVQWRVFSGKSRYPEHLPFLSRAAAIFRECFDPIVAQSGRDLIPVMVYGRNISGQEFGGMYCVVLIVGSVVVSAGLLRVFGREVAELPIVATSREHQGKGYFQALFSCIERLLISLKVEKLVLPAAEEAESIWTRKLGFRKMKDEQLSKYMRDVQLTIFRGTSMLEKAVKLTD from the exons ATGGGTGAGGAGGCAATTTGTGTGGGGAAATTGAGAGATGGGGAAGTGGAAACCGAAAACTCCCCGAGAGCTGAATTGAAGCGAGAGCACGAGTGTCTCGGAGATGATAGCGGGGCAGACTCGTTTCCCAACAAGAAGCAAGTGAAGGACCATTCCAATGAGGATATACGTTCGGAAGTATCAAACCCCGTTGTGTCTCCGAAAGAGAATGGCTCCACTTTTCAGGACATTACTAGCCAACCTGCTGAATTGGTAAATAATAACCGAACAGAGTGCGGTGAAGTTGAGTCCTCAAGTTCGGGGAATTCGGGCTCTGAGGAGACCTTGAGCGATGGACAGTGTACTGTGAATGATAATTGCCAAGTTGAGAACAAGACGAATGGTGATGTATTGACCTCTCGGGTTGTGGTTGAAATTCCTAAGCTTGCCAGTTCATCTGGCATTCGCAAGATTACGTTCAAATTCAGCAAGAAAAAGGAGGATTATGACTCTTCACATGGAAATGCTTATGAGGAGTCCGGAATGGACTTTCAGGCAATGGCTAGTACAAGTAGGGAGTTTCCAGCAAGTTCATGTTGGAGGCAGTGCGCTGAATTCGGCAACTTTCATCCTTGTACTTCTAATTGGGAGTTGGAAAGTTCTACTAATGTAGTTCCGAGCAGCTATCCTTCAAATGTTAAAAAACTATTGTCTACTGGTATTCTTGATGGGGCTCGAGTGAAGTATGTTTCCTCCCCACCAAAG CAGATAGAGCTGCATGGAATTATAAGTGGCGGTGGTTATTTGTGCGGCTGCTTATCATGCAATTTCACCAGG GTACTCAGTGCATATGAGTTTGAGCAGCATGCTGGTGTCAAGACTCGGCATCCTAATAATCACATATACATGGAGAATGGGAGGCCAGTTTATAGCATCATACAAGAACTGAAGACTGCTCCACTAAGCAGTCTGGATGAAGTGATAAAGGATATAGCTGGCTCTGCTCTCAACGAAGAGTCCTTTCGGATTTGGAAAG CAACTCTTTATCGTATTGATGGAATGGCTGAAGTGGAGAAAAGACGTCGTGTGAAGCTCCCTAAATTGCCTCATCCAATTCCCAG ACCAAGCTTCCACAATCCTTATGAAACTATGAACCAGAAGAAAATCGCTGAAGGTGGCAATAGGAGAAG GGATAATGATCTTCACCGGTTACTATTTATGCCAAATGGACTTCCAGATGGAGCTAAATTGGCATACTATGTTAAAGGGCAG AGATTACTTGGTGGCTATAAGCAAGGAAATGGGATAGTCTGTAATTGCTGTGACAAAGAG ATAAGCCCTTCACAGTTTGAAGCTCATGCTGGAATGGCTGCAAGGCGTCAACC CTACCGTCACATCTATACTTCCAATGGATTGACGCTTCATGATATAGCCATGTCATTGGCCAATGGGCAAAACCTGACAATTGGTGGCAGTGATGGAAATGATGATATGTGTTCTGTATGTGGACATGATACAGGGGATTTGATTTTCTGTGATGGATGCCCTCGTGCTTATCATTCAG CTTGTTTGGATTTACCATTGGTTCCTCAAGGTGATTGGCATTGTCCAGATTGTAGAGATAAGTTTGAACCTGGTAAAAAAGCTGCTGCCGGGGAATCTTCAAATATTGGAAGACCTATTGTAATACGTTTGACACGGGTCTTCAATGCACCTGAGTATGAAATTGGTGGCTGCGTTGTTTGCAG gaGCCAAGATTTCAGTGCAGCTTTATTTGATGAACGAACGGTTATAATCTGTGACCAG TGTGAGAAGGAGTTCCATGTTGGTTGCTTACGGGACAGTGGATTATGTGACTTAAAA GAACTCCCCAAAGATAAATGGTTTTGTTGTGATGACTGTAATAGGATTCATGCAGCTTTACAGAATTTAGTATTCAATGGAGCAGAGTGTGTTCCAGCTCCATTTTCAGATACAATAATCCGGAAGCATGCAGATAGAGGTTTGTTTATTGACGGAGTGGCAGATGTTCAATGGAGAGTTTTCAGTGGAAAGAGTCGCTATCCGGAACACCTACCCTTTCTTTCAAGGGCTGCTGCTATTTTTCGA GAGTGCTTTGACCCTATTGTTGCACAGTCTGGTCGCGACTTGATCCCTGTTATGGTATATGG GAGAAATATTTCAGGTCAAGAGTTTGGAGGCATGTACTGTGTTGTTTTGATAGTGGG ATCTGTTGTTGTATCTGCTGGTCTCCTTAGGGTTTTTGGTCGGGAGGTTGCTGAGCTTCCGATCGTTGCTACTAGTAGAGAACATCAAGGAAAA GGTTACTTCCAAGCACTATTTTCATGTATAGAGAGGTTACTTATTTCCCTGAAAGTGGAAAAACTGGTTCTCCCCGCGGCTGAGGAAGCCGAGTCAATCTGGACGAGGAAGTTAGGATTTAGAAAGATGAAAGATGAGCAA